The following are encoded together in the bacterium genome:
- a CDS encoding acyl-CoA dehydrogenase family protein, producing the protein MDLSYTPEEERFRTELRAWLERNPPPGEPDELSAWVATGKAWQRRLWEAGWCGIAWPAAYGGRGASLVQQIVFMEEMARAKAPQLINLAGLTMGGPVLIAHGTEVQKQRHLPRILAADEIWCQGFSEPNAGSDLAALRTQAVVDGDHFVVTGQKVWTSFARYADWCMALVRTDPQAPKHEGITFLLIDMHGPGVTVRPLRQIDGDEGFNELFFDEVRVPRANVVGAVNQGWDIAITCLMHERQTLTFQRQLQSRVALDDMLASARARGATADPLARQALAQSVIESRAMQYTAYRNLTAALRGGVPGPEGSIEKLCWSEMYQRQLDTALALIGPHAQLMEGSPHAVDDGRWPHLFLYSRGRTIAAGTSEVQRSIIAERVLKLPRG; encoded by the coding sequence CGCCTGGGTGGCCACCGGCAAGGCCTGGCAGCGCAGGCTCTGGGAAGCCGGCTGGTGCGGCATCGCGTGGCCCGCGGCCTACGGCGGCCGCGGGGCTTCGCTCGTCCAGCAGATCGTCTTCATGGAGGAGATGGCGCGCGCGAAGGCGCCGCAGCTGATCAACCTCGCGGGTCTGACGATGGGCGGTCCGGTGCTGATCGCGCACGGCACCGAGGTGCAGAAGCAGCGTCACCTGCCGCGGATCCTCGCGGCGGACGAGATCTGGTGCCAGGGCTTCTCGGAGCCCAACGCCGGCTCCGACCTCGCTGCGCTGCGCACGCAGGCGGTCGTCGACGGCGACCACTTCGTCGTCACCGGCCAGAAGGTGTGGACGAGCTTCGCGCGCTACGCCGACTGGTGCATGGCGCTCGTGCGCACGGACCCGCAGGCGCCGAAGCACGAGGGCATCACCTTCCTCCTGATCGACATGCACGGCCCCGGCGTCACGGTACGCCCGCTGCGCCAGATCGACGGCGACGAGGGCTTCAACGAGCTGTTCTTCGACGAGGTGCGGGTGCCGCGCGCGAACGTCGTCGGCGCCGTGAACCAGGGCTGGGACATCGCCATCACCTGCCTCATGCACGAGCGGCAGACGTTGACGTTCCAGCGCCAGCTCCAGTCCCGCGTCGCGCTCGACGACATGCTGGCGTCGGCGCGCGCGCGCGGCGCCACGGCCGATCCGCTCGCGCGCCAGGCGCTCGCCCAGTCGGTGATCGAGTCGCGCGCGATGCAGTACACGGCCTACCGCAACCTGACGGCGGCGCTGCGCGGCGGCGTCCCGGGTCCGGAGGGGTCGATCGAGAAGCTGTGCTGGAGCGAGATGTACCAGCGCCAGCTGGACACCGCGCTGGCGCTGATCGGCCCCCATGCGCAGCTCATGGAGGGGTCGCCGCACGCGGTCGACGACGGGCGCTGGCCGCACCTCTTCCTCTACTCGCGCGGCCGGACCATCGCGGCGGGGACGTCGGAGGTGCAGCGGAGCATCATCGCCGAGCGGGTCCTGAAGCTGCCGCGGGGATAG
- a CDS encoding DsrE family protein gives MLLRLPPALLLAALLLYAASAHAQSGIDVEVPVRLRHARVVFNTDQRLENAAGKPTVFVWLDEMLLHFEQWRTRRKLIVIVHGPAGDWGLGDAAWNRVHGVTTGNPHAAQIAYLQSKNVRFEICAYTMQLNGWTNADLLPDVRPTTGAIARLIQLQQRGWTILQP, from the coding sequence GTGCTGCTGCGCCTCCCGCCGGCCCTCCTGCTCGCCGCGCTCCTCCTCTACGCCGCGTCCGCCCACGCGCAGTCCGGCATCGACGTCGAGGTGCCCGTACGGCTCCGCCACGCGCGCGTGGTCTTCAACACCGACCAGCGTCTCGAGAACGCGGCCGGCAAGCCGACGGTGTTCGTGTGGCTCGACGAGATGCTGCTCCACTTCGAGCAGTGGCGGACGCGCCGCAAGCTCATCGTCATCGTCCACGGCCCGGCCGGCGACTGGGGGCTCGGCGACGCGGCCTGGAATCGCGTCCACGGCGTCACGACCGGGAACCCGCACGCCGCCCAGATCGCCTATCTGCAGTCGAAGAACGTGCGCTTCGAGATCTGCGCCTACACCATGCAGCTGAACGGCTGGACGAACGCCGACCTGCTGCCGGACGTGAGGCCCACGACCGGCGCGATCGCGCGCCTCATCCAGCTCCAGCAGCGCGGCTGGACCATACTGCAGCCGTAG
- a CDS encoding 2TM domain-containing protein produces the protein MIALGLIVAIALLVYVKRQARLRLGGLEEGSWDDVKTHMRAKWAKVNRHWAEEAERHGQRHAEWHRRWAQQAERKHERDRRRGARQAQKCGTQKPAATEAEALRRARRRAGAEAGFYAHFTVYLGVVALLAAVNLMTTRYPWFLWPAMAWGFGIFSHWMGVFGSKKLRERYFDPAVERELAREKVFMESEKQQRLDELSSTIAHEIRNPIAAAKSLVQQMGEDPQSVENVEYAKVALGELDRVERRIAHLLKYAKEEDYAMAPVNVATVVDAALTQMRARLDAARIAAVRNYITGPTVVADAEKLQQVFTNVLANAIDAFDGVAESRRIECFVENGGRQATVRIRDNGAGMSPEVTGRIFTPFFTTKEQGTGLGLAISRKIVEAHAGTMDVASEVGRGTEFAITLPLPAK, from the coding sequence ATGATCGCCCTCGGGCTCATCGTCGCGATCGCCTTGCTGGTCTACGTGAAGCGTCAGGCCCGGCTGCGGCTCGGGGGGCTCGAAGAGGGGAGCTGGGACGACGTGAAGACGCACATGCGGGCGAAGTGGGCCAAGGTGAATCGGCACTGGGCCGAGGAGGCCGAGCGCCACGGCCAGCGGCATGCCGAGTGGCATCGGCGCTGGGCGCAGCAGGCTGAGCGCAAGCACGAGCGGGATCGGCGGCGCGGGGCGCGACAGGCGCAGAAGTGCGGCACGCAGAAGCCCGCCGCCACCGAGGCCGAGGCGCTGCGCCGCGCGCGCCGGCGGGCCGGGGCCGAGGCGGGGTTCTACGCCCACTTCACCGTCTACCTCGGCGTCGTCGCGCTGCTCGCCGCCGTCAACCTGATGACCACCCGCTACCCGTGGTTCCTGTGGCCGGCGATGGCCTGGGGGTTCGGCATCTTCTCGCACTGGATGGGCGTGTTCGGCTCGAAGAAGCTGCGCGAGCGCTACTTCGACCCGGCCGTCGAGCGTGAGCTCGCGCGCGAGAAGGTGTTCATGGAGTCCGAGAAGCAGCAGCGGCTTGACGAGCTGTCGTCGACGATCGCGCACGAGATCCGCAATCCGATCGCCGCCGCGAAGAGCCTCGTGCAGCAGATGGGCGAGGATCCGCAGTCGGTCGAGAACGTCGAGTACGCGAAGGTCGCGCTCGGGGAGCTCGACCGCGTCGAGCGCCGCATCGCCCACCTCCTCAAGTACGCCAAGGAGGAGGACTACGCGATGGCGCCGGTGAACGTCGCCACCGTCGTCGACGCCGCGCTGACGCAGATGCGCGCGCGGCTCGACGCCGCGAGGATCGCCGCCGTGCGCAACTACATCACCGGACCGACGGTCGTCGCCGACGCCGAGAAGCTCCAGCAGGTCTTCACCAACGTGCTCGCGAACGCGATCGACGCCTTCGACGGCGTCGCCGAGAGCCGCCGCATCGAGTGCTTCGTCGAGAACGGCGGCCGCCAGGCCACCGTCCGCATCCGCGACAACGGTGCCGGCATGTCGCCCGAGGTCACGGGCCGCATCTTCACGCCGTTCTTCACCACCAAGGAGCAGGGGACCGGGCTCGGGCTCGCGATCTCGCGCAAGATCGTCGAAGCGCACGCCGGGACGATGGACGTCGCCAGCGAGGTCGGCCGCGGCACCGAGTTCGCGATCACCCTGCCGCTGCCCGCCAAGTAG
- a CDS encoding sigma-54-dependent Fis family transcriptional regulator, whose protein sequence is MPGRILIVDDEKAMLLALRGLLTKEGFEIETASSGEEAIPKIDSGSFHLVVTDLSMKGISGMDVLEHARRVDPDLAVVMITAHGSETAAVQAMKLGAADYLPKPFDNDELRVVVRRVLEGAMLRRDHRRLLEQVHGAYGFERIIGTSPAMRRVFETIDKVADTDVTVLIRGESGTGKELVANALHYRSPRRSRPFVKMNCAALSRELVESELFGHEKGAFTGASARREGKFEAADGGTLFLDECGDMPQETQAKLLRALQEKEFERVGGNHPIRVDVRVLAATNQDLETAVQEGRFREDLYYRLKVIELVIPPLSERREDIPLLIDHVLRDAAERFGRARKPLTAEALRAAVGRTWRGNVRELKSAIEQALLLAPGDEIEPSDLPGAGDAGVPDGAEPALAAADGLPFREAKERVVEAFERDFLLRALRRHAGNITKAAEEVGMYRQSFQQKMRELGLTVEDATRDGGLR, encoded by the coding sequence ATGCCCGGACGCATCCTCATCGTGGACGACGAGAAGGCGATGCTGCTCGCCCTCCGCGGCCTCCTCACCAAGGAGGGCTTCGAGATCGAGACGGCGTCGAGCGGCGAAGAGGCGATCCCGAAGATCGACTCCGGCAGCTTCCACCTGGTCGTCACCGACCTCTCCATGAAGGGGATCAGCGGCATGGACGTGCTGGAGCACGCCCGTCGCGTCGACCCCGACCTCGCGGTGGTCATGATCACGGCGCACGGCTCCGAGACCGCCGCCGTGCAGGCGATGAAGCTGGGCGCGGCCGACTACCTGCCGAAGCCCTTCGACAACGACGAGCTGCGGGTCGTCGTGCGCCGCGTCCTCGAGGGCGCGATGCTGCGCCGCGACCATCGCCGGCTGCTCGAGCAGGTGCACGGCGCCTACGGCTTCGAGCGCATCATCGGCACCAGCCCGGCCATGCGCCGCGTGTTCGAGACCATCGACAAGGTGGCCGACACCGACGTCACCGTCCTGATCCGCGGCGAGAGCGGCACGGGCAAGGAGCTGGTCGCGAACGCGCTCCACTACCGCAGCCCGCGGCGGAGCCGGCCGTTCGTCAAGATGAACTGCGCCGCGCTGTCGCGCGAGCTGGTCGAGAGCGAGCTGTTCGGCCACGAGAAGGGCGCCTTCACCGGTGCCAGCGCACGGCGCGAAGGCAAGTTCGAGGCCGCCGACGGCGGCACGCTCTTCCTCGACGAGTGCGGCGACATGCCGCAGGAGACCCAGGCGAAGCTGCTGCGCGCGCTGCAGGAGAAGGAGTTCGAGCGCGTCGGCGGCAACCATCCCATCCGCGTCGACGTGCGCGTGCTCGCCGCCACCAACCAGGACCTCGAGACGGCGGTGCAGGAGGGCCGCTTCCGCGAGGACCTCTACTACCGCCTGAAGGTCATCGAGCTGGTGATCCCGCCGCTGTCGGAGCGTCGCGAGGATATCCCGCTGCTGATCGACCACGTCCTGCGCGACGCCGCCGAGCGCTTCGGGCGGGCGCGCAAGCCGCTCACCGCCGAGGCGCTGCGCGCAGCCGTGGGCCGAACCTGGCGCGGCAACGTGCGCGAGCTGAAGTCGGCCATCGAGCAGGCGCTGCTGCTCGCGCCCGGCGACGAGATCGAGCCCTCGGATCTGCCCGGCGCGGGCGACGCCGGCGTCCCGGACGGCGCCGAGCCGGCACTCGCCGCAGCCGACGGCTTGCCGTTCCGCGAGGCGAAGGAGCGCGTCGTCGAGGCCTTCGAGCGCGACTTCCTGCTGCGTGCGCTCAGGCGCCACGCCGGCAACATCACCAAGGCCGCCGAAGAGGTCGGCATGTACCGCCAGAGCTTCCAGCAGAAGATGCGCGAGCTGGGCCTCACCGTCGAGGACGCGACGCGCGACGGAGGTTTGCGATGA
- a CDS encoding PspA/IM30 family protein yields MTIVSRIRNLARGLATRWIGARERRHPAAVYEAAIQERLVRYGKLREAAAGVLYLRQKLERELARRASELAQIRRHLELAVAQDDDDVALALIARRDALTDEVAHAENELRALTAEAEAAKQNLMTFQDEIVRLRDESVRMLARLANAKARLRFHETLRGLAPEADIQALESVRDHVQRLAAEVELVREGADPALERRLRGIRDAEAQAAARAQLGELKRARREMLDGAAVPVG; encoded by the coding sequence ATGACCATCGTCTCCCGCATCCGCAATCTCGCCCGCGGGCTGGCCACGCGCTGGATCGGCGCCCGCGAGCGCCGCCATCCCGCCGCCGTCTACGAGGCGGCGATCCAGGAGCGCCTCGTGCGCTACGGCAAGCTGCGCGAGGCCGCCGCCGGCGTCCTCTACCTGCGCCAGAAGCTCGAGCGCGAGCTGGCGCGTCGCGCGAGCGAGCTCGCCCAGATCCGCCGCCATCTCGAGCTGGCGGTGGCCCAGGACGACGACGACGTCGCGCTGGCGCTCATCGCCCGCCGCGACGCGCTGACCGACGAGGTCGCACACGCCGAGAACGAGCTGCGCGCGCTGACCGCCGAGGCGGAGGCCGCGAAGCAGAACCTCATGACCTTCCAGGACGAGATCGTCCGCCTGCGCGACGAGAGCGTGCGCATGCTCGCCCGCCTCGCGAACGCGAAGGCCCGCCTGCGCTTCCACGAGACGCTGCGCGGCCTCGCGCCCGAGGCCGACATCCAGGCGCTCGAGTCGGTGCGCGACCACGTGCAGCGCCTCGCCGCCGAGGTCGAGCTGGTGCGCGAGGGCGCCGACCCGGCGCTCGAGCGGCGGCTGCGCGGCATCCGCGACGCCGAGGCCCAGGCCGCGGCACGGGCCCAGCTCGGCGAGCTGAAGCGCGCGCGGCGCGAGATGCTGGACGGGGCGGCGGTGCCGGTGGGGTGA
- a CDS encoding DUF2339 domain-containing protein produces MELLTLAALALAVFALRRTRDHARLRERLEALEAQVAALRGAAVIPAGDAQEDATPAPDGWSAPTALEPPSADAGAPPTVDAPEDAPRSEAASDADGDAPPGAPEPEPPPSAWSQIDWERWIGVRGAAVLGGGVLALAGLFFFRYSIEHGLIPPWLRVVMGTLTGLGCIVAAERGLRRDYGRTADALAGAGVVLLYASFWAAGPRYGIVGNLPTFFLLTLVTVAGGVLATRHRSQVIAVLGLLGGFLTPVFTASDADRPLGLFGYLLLLDLGLLYLARQQGWPWLAVLGLAGTAIYQGLWIGVRMGPGQLLLGLTVLATFALTFAVATPRGGPRDRRWLAAQAGGVLVPFTFAIHLAARADLPGLLPLGALLAILSLAAAWTARVQSAPAIGLAAATAALGVLLMWLGQHGVPPGTGWTFALVSIALALPFHVAVSREPEDARWRGVAPAAAVAALGHVALQLGAGVAAADPRPGRCSRRCSAWPRCSSARGRARAWVRSSSRAPRASRSACWCCASSTSRAPVGSGRRRGWRRPPPSPSASRRRRCCADTSARGAGTCAPRPWSRWRACRSCARSAATPPAWSAWAARCSSAPSRRSRRPGSAAAPGSSPPSSWCRSCRRAYPTTASASSSSRSVASPSSPPGRSSCPHGCVTTAGPGARRRSRPCRGCRRCSPPGRTASATSRSASSRSCSRSSSSPWRRGRARCSPTRIPSASRPWRGCWPRRSAS; encoded by the coding sequence GTGGAACTCCTGACGCTCGCCGCCCTCGCGCTGGCGGTGTTCGCCCTCCGGCGAACCCGCGATCACGCGCGGCTGCGGGAGCGCCTCGAGGCGCTCGAAGCCCAGGTCGCGGCGCTGCGTGGCGCGGCCGTGATCCCCGCGGGCGATGCGCAGGAAGATGCGACGCCGGCGCCCGACGGCTGGAGCGCTCCCACCGCGCTGGAGCCGCCGAGCGCGGATGCGGGCGCACCGCCGACGGTCGACGCGCCCGAGGACGCGCCGCGCTCGGAGGCGGCGTCCGACGCCGACGGCGACGCCCCGCCCGGCGCGCCGGAGCCCGAGCCGCCGCCCTCGGCGTGGAGCCAGATCGACTGGGAGCGCTGGATCGGCGTGCGCGGCGCCGCCGTGCTCGGCGGCGGCGTGCTCGCGCTCGCCGGCCTCTTCTTCTTCCGCTACTCGATCGAGCATGGGCTGATCCCGCCGTGGCTGCGCGTCGTCATGGGCACGCTCACGGGGCTCGGCTGCATCGTCGCGGCCGAGCGCGGGCTGCGCCGCGACTACGGCCGCACCGCCGACGCGCTCGCCGGTGCGGGCGTGGTCCTGCTCTACGCCTCGTTCTGGGCCGCGGGGCCGCGCTACGGCATCGTCGGCAACCTCCCCACGTTCTTCCTGCTGACGCTCGTCACCGTCGCCGGCGGCGTGCTCGCGACGCGGCACCGGTCGCAGGTGATCGCGGTGCTGGGGCTGCTCGGCGGCTTCCTCACGCCGGTCTTCACGGCGAGCGACGCCGACCGGCCGCTCGGGCTCTTCGGCTACCTCCTGCTCCTCGACCTCGGCCTCCTCTACCTTGCACGCCAGCAGGGCTGGCCGTGGCTCGCGGTGCTGGGGCTCGCCGGTACGGCGATCTACCAGGGGCTGTGGATCGGCGTCCGCATGGGCCCCGGGCAGCTGCTGCTCGGGCTGACGGTGCTGGCGACGTTCGCGCTCACGTTCGCCGTCGCCACGCCGCGCGGCGGTCCGCGCGATCGGCGCTGGCTCGCCGCGCAGGCCGGCGGCGTGCTCGTGCCGTTCACCTTCGCGATCCATCTGGCCGCACGGGCCGACCTGCCCGGGCTGCTGCCGCTCGGCGCGCTGCTCGCGATCCTGTCGCTGGCGGCCGCGTGGACGGCGCGCGTGCAGTCGGCGCCCGCGATCGGCCTCGCGGCGGCGACGGCGGCGCTCGGCGTGCTCCTCATGTGGCTCGGCCAGCACGGGGTTCCGCCCGGGACGGGCTGGACGTTCGCGCTGGTCTCGATCGCGCTCGCGCTGCCCTTCCACGTCGCGGTCAGCCGCGAGCCCGAGGACGCGCGCTGGCGCGGCGTCGCGCCGGCGGCCGCGGTCGCCGCGCTCGGCCACGTGGCGCTCCAGCTCGGCGCCGGCGTCGCGGCGGCCGATCCGCGTCCTGGCCGGTGCTCGCGGCGCTGCTCGGCCTGGCCGCGATGCTCGTCCGCCAGGGGGCGCGCGCGGGCATGGGTCCGCTCCAGCTCGCGGGCGCCGCGGGCGTCGCGCTCGGCATGCTGGTGCTGCGCCTCGTCCACGAGCCGAGCGCCGGTGGGCTCGGGCCGCAGGCGTGGCTGGCGACGGCCACCGCCGTCGCCATCGGCTTCCAGGCGACGGCGCTGCTGCGCCGACACGAGCGCGCGCGGCGCTGGCACCTGCGCGCCGCGGCCCTGGTCGCGCTGGCGAGCGTGCCGCTCGTGTGCACGCTCGGCGGCGACGCCGCCGGCATGGTCCGCCTGGGCGGCACGCTGCTCCTCGGCGCCCTCGCGGCGCTCGCGGCGACCCGGCTCGGCAGCGGCGCCTGGCTCTTCGCCACCGTCCTCGTGGTGCCGATCGTGCAGGCGAGCCTACCCGACGACGGCGTCGGCCAGCTCCTCCTCACGCTCGGTGGCGTCGCCCTCTTCACCGCCTGGCCGATCCTCGTGCCCGCACGGCTGCGTGACGACCGCTGGGCCTGGCGCGCGGCGGCGCTCGCGGCCCTGCCGTGGATGCCGTCGCTGCTCGCCACCTGGACGCACCGCTTCGGCGACGTCGCGATCGGCCTCGTCCCGATCCTGCTCGCGATCATCCTCGTCGCCGTGGCGACGCGGGCGCGCGCGCTGTTCGCCGACGCGCATCCCGTCCGCGTCTCGGCCCTGGCGTGGCTGCTGGCCGCGGCGCTCGGCTTCGTGA
- a CDS encoding efflux RND transporter periplasmic adaptor subunit, producing the protein MRASLVLLAAGCGGDADSARPQGPPAPVVEVAVVERGRVDEGLSLVGQLEADEVVMLRPETEGVVVEVAFDEGAEVVRGTVLFRLRDDWQRARLREAEAQVALTEQAWRRARTLAGEKILSGAELDQATANRDAARARLDVARIELERMTIRAPFDGVVGTRRVSPGDRVTAATDLVQIDAVATLKLAFPLPEPIVDWVKPGMTLAVSVAPHPGERFPGTVYFVAPALDPRNRQLLLKAHVPNPDRRLRPGLFATVKLDQAEPVEVVVVPESAVVYDPDGTYVWRLGADGAPTRAPVTLGQRTQGRVEVKTGLAAGDRIVSAGTNKVIPGLPVAVAGGDAAGAGS; encoded by the coding sequence TTGCGTGCGAGCCTCGTGCTCCTCGCCGCCGGCTGCGGCGGCGACGCGGACAGTGCGCGGCCGCAGGGGCCGCCGGCGCCGGTCGTCGAGGTGGCGGTGGTCGAGCGCGGCCGCGTCGACGAAGGGCTCAGCCTCGTCGGCCAGCTCGAGGCCGACGAGGTCGTCATGCTGCGGCCCGAGACCGAAGGCGTCGTCGTCGAGGTGGCGTTCGACGAAGGGGCCGAGGTGGTGCGCGGCACGGTGCTCTTCCGGCTGCGCGACGATTGGCAGCGCGCGCGGCTGCGCGAGGCCGAGGCGCAGGTGGCGCTCACCGAGCAGGCGTGGCGGCGCGCCCGGACGCTCGCCGGCGAGAAGATCCTGTCGGGCGCCGAGCTCGACCAGGCTACCGCGAACCGCGACGCCGCGCGTGCCCGGCTCGACGTCGCGCGCATCGAGCTCGAGCGCATGACCATCCGCGCGCCGTTCGACGGCGTCGTGGGCACGCGGCGCGTGTCGCCGGGCGACCGCGTCACGGCCGCGACCGACCTCGTGCAGATCGACGCCGTCGCCACGCTGAAGCTCGCGTTCCCGCTCCCCGAGCCGATCGTCGACTGGGTGAAGCCGGGCATGACGCTCGCCGTGTCGGTGGCGCCCCATCCGGGCGAGCGCTTCCCGGGCACGGTGTACTTCGTCGCGCCGGCGCTCGATCCGCGCAATCGGCAGCTCCTCCTGAAGGCGCACGTGCCGAACCCCGATCGGCGCCTGCGCCCGGGGCTGTTCGCGACCGTCAAGCTCGATCAGGCGGAGCCGGTCGAGGTCGTCGTCGTGCCCGAATCGGCCGTCGTCTACGATCCGGACGGCACCTACGTGTGGCGCCTCGGCGCCGACGGCGCGCCCACCCGCGCGCCGGTGACGCTCGGACAGCGCACGCAGGGCCGCGTCGAGGTGAAGACCGGGCTCGCGGCAGGCGACCGCATCGTGTCGGCGGGCACCAACAAGGTGATCCCCGGCCTGCCGGTCGCGGTCGCGGGAGGAGATGCGGCCGGGGCCGGGTCGTGA